Below is a window of Cytophaga hutchinsonii ATCC 33406 DNA.
AGCACCCAGGAATGATCACTATTATTCCTGATGACAAAAAGGTAGAAATCAAGATATATAATGATTCGCTCTTTATTGCCTCTTTTATATTTGTTGTACGTTTCATTCCAACGCCACATATGGAATTGACGATAGCAGGAGCAGGCAGATATGTTGCTGCGCATCAAATACTAAAGAAACAACTTCTGAAACAACGTATAACAGCATCTCTTAAATCAGATGAAAGTTTTTATACGTTCCTTCCCAAAGATGCCCGCTTCTATGCCAGAACAGTTACGGTAACTATTTTAAGAGATGGAAAAGTAATCGGTCAGGAAGAAGTTAAGGCAAAGGATGAGCAAATAAATTTTTTATTATCCGCATCCCTTTATGAAAAACTTCTTACAAACGATTCAGTCAAAATTACCGCTACCAATCTGGTTCGTAAAACATTTGAAAACAAACAGATTGATTTTACTCCGGTAAATGAAGTATCTTTTGAGTTTATTGTAATAGAGTAATTCGAAACAACAGCAACGAAAGCGAAACCATGGAACAAAAAACTCTTTTTATATGCTATCCGAAGAGCACTTCGCAACTCTGCGAACAGCGCTTGCTGTACCATTCTAACTCAAAAATTACTTTACCTTATATCCCATCTCATTCAATAAAGGCACCAGCCGTGCTCTGAAATCGCCCTGAATCAGCACTTCACCATCTTTTACAGAACCACCTACGCCCAGCTTATTTTTCAATTTTTTGCCTAGATCTTCCAGATCAGCCGTTTGGCCAACAAATCCGGAAACAACCGTAACGGTTTTGCCTGCCCGGCCTTTGCTGTCTAACAAAACTTTTAACTTCTGCTTATCCGCTGGTAAGGTTTCCGGTTCGGTCTCCCCTTCGTACGAATAATTGAACTCCTCACTGGTTGAATATACCACCCCGGACCTGCCTTTGTGCTCCTTTTTTGCCATTTAATCGCTTTTCTAATTTGTTGTATCTATTTTTTTTTAATACTTTAGCGTAATAGACTTACTAAACTGAATTGACAAATGAAATATACGATAGTTTTTTTAACTGCACTTGTGATCAGCTTAATTGCTTCATGTGCACCGCAACATACTTGCCCAACGTATTCAAATTCTGCTATTAAATATCACCACCACCCGACTCACCATTGAGTTTTGATGCCGGCATAATTTAGCA
It encodes the following:
- a CDS encoding translation initiation factor produces the protein MAKKEHKGRSGVVYSTSEEFNYSYEGETEPETLPADKQKLKVLLDSKGRAGKTVTVVSGFVGQTADLEDLGKKLKNKLGVGGSVKDGEVLIQGDFRARLVPLLNEMGYKVK